Within the Coriobacteriia bacterium genome, the region ATGAGCGATAACGATTAACGTCTTCACACCATGAAGATCATTAAGCGTCTTTTGAATATAGCCTTCCGACTCAGAATCAAGAGCGCTTGTCGGTTCATCGAAAACCAAGATGTCGGCGTCCTCTAAAAGAACGCGCGCCATTGCTATCCTTTGTCGTTCACCGCCGGAAAAACGCACCCCGCGATCACCGAGCTTAGATTCAAGCCCATTAGGGAGATCATAAACAAACATCGCATAGGCCTTCTCCAAGGCCACG harbors:
- a CDS encoding ATP-binding cassette domain-containing protein → MFVYDLPNGLESKLGDRGVRFSGGERQRIAMARVLLEDADILVFDEPTSALDSESEGYIQKTLNDLHGVKTLIVIAHRLATVVAADQLLVVSDGQIVERGKHEELVRAGGAYAHLFNSQLIGAVGQTQSS